Within the Camelus dromedarius isolate mCamDro1 chromosome 9, mCamDro1.pat, whole genome shotgun sequence genome, the region TCGATGGACAGAAGTAGGGGGTGGCAGGCAGATTAGTGTCCAGGAGCCCTGCAGAAACTCCCCGAGCCCTCAGTCTTTGAGTGGAGGGAAAGGTTCAGAGCTGGAAGGGTCATTAGTTGTGCACATATTAGCTGAAAGGAAGAAGCAGGCGGGCTGGTACACCTGGGTCCTCACgctcctccctcctgctgggAGTGCCTCATAGAGAATGTTTTCTGTCTGGTTTGTAAGCagtcctgggagagggagggtctCTGTGGAAGGTGAGTCTGGAGGCACTGGATATATGTGAGTTACTATCAAGTGATGGGTAAACAGGGACGTCCTACTCTGCTGATTCCTTTAATGAGatgttctctgtcttttccttcagTGGAAGCTTGCCCTATTTTTTATGAAATCTTTGGCACAGTGGCCCTTGGAAGAAGGACACTGTTGGACAAGTCCCTCGATCAGGTCAATGCTACTGAACCGGAAAAAGCAGCCTTTGGGAAAATCCAGGATTGCTACAATGAGGCGGGACTTACCTCCAAGTTCTTGGATCTGCTCCTCATGGTAATTTACTGTCCCCCAACCCTTACCCTAATGACATACATGCCGCATACTGCAATATGTCACACAGTAATAGACCACACAGTCATGGGATTCATGACAGGCAAGAGCTACAAAGGATGAAGCCCATAAACCTTTGCTCCATTACAGCACATATAATATGCAACCACATTCCACCTGCACATCTAGCCTCTGCTGCTACAGAATATGTACGTGTCTTGCCAATGAGCTCACACACAATTGGAAAATAGGGGACTAGTATCAATGCAACGTGGAAAGTGTGTTGAATAACTCATGTGATTTTTTCCCTAGGTTAGAGGAGCTAGCGCTGCGGTAGAATTTTAATCTTtggcaggaaagaaagaattcagcTCCTGCACATATAAGAGTCCTGTCTGTTCCGTTTTAGGAATATTGAAAATGAGCCCCTGCCTTTAGACTCTCTTCCCAGGAAGGGACACCCTGGCTTTGTAAGGTTCTGGCTCGTGGCCAGCTTCAGTTCCTCCTGTGCCCACTTTGATGGCTAGTCCTCTGGCTCAGAGCCCCATTGCACCTACACTGTCTCAGTGCCTACAAGCCAGAACTTCCACTCTGTTGTTTTAGTGCCCGAGGACCCTGGGCAGTTTCTGGCTACAAGCATCTGCTCAACCAGGACTAGCCAATGTATCTCCTGAtgaactatctttttaaaaattgttcgtGTCACacagtgttttatattttgcataGTCTGTTTCTTACCTTATTTTCCCCAAAGTGCTGATTCTGCAAAATGAGAGGTTTTCCAAGAAGCAGAATTTCTTGCAGTAATATGAGCACACAGGGCACACAAGACTGTTTATAACAATGCATGTGCATTCCGTACACCCAATACACCTGTCAGAAGGGGCTCAGGGACAGGAGAAACCCAGACTCTGCCCTTCACCATGCCCTCCAGAACcttccatctcctcccctccctggcacGGCTGGTTATTTAGCTCTCTCCTGACAACTGAGCATGGGCGATTAGGGAGCCGTGCTCCTTCCAGCCGGCCTGATGGCAGCCCCCTGTTCAGGGGTGGGCCTGTGGGCCGGAGGGTCTTACTGGGGATGGAGCTGAATCACTGAGGATGAGCAGTGAGGTGATCCCGGGGAGACAGGAGAGCCGTGCTGTGGGCTCAGGTCCTGTCCCTCCTCATCCTGCTCCCTCCCAGGGTTCCATCACCTTCAGCAGTGACTGCACCACCTATGCAGGGGAAGACTTGAAGGAGGTTTTTCAAGGAAACATTTCCCAAGTGATCCCTTTCAGGAGATAATCTTTGCCAGTGAGGCCTGGTCTGCACTCGATTTTCCcgcccttttctccttctcaacTGAAGCTGGAATCCGGACACCTGTCCCCACCTGATGTGGTCTCTATCAGGCTGACTCTAATAAAATACCTGCAGCTTTGCCCAGTTGCCTCGTGTCTGTGTGCTGTGCGGGGAGCATGTGAGGCTGCAGGAGGCCTTGGGAGATGGTGAGGAGCTGTGACACGCGTGGTCATTGAGAGCATGTGGACCGGAGTCAGGCGGAACAAGGGTAAATCTAGGCCCTGTCCCTGACAAGTTGCAAGACCACTGGCAAGTCTTTTATCGTTCTCAGCCTGTTCTCTCATCAGTAAAACCGGGACTGTGTGTGAGGATTAAGTTAAGTAACCAAAATTTAACCCCTGACTTCACCAGCCTGGAAGGCTCGAAGTGTTGTCCCGGCCACAGTAGCATATGTCTGACTCTGGCTTTAACCAGAGCCTCTGGTCCTTTACATGTCACTCTCGTAATTGAAAGGTGACTCAGGAGATGACGAGTGGGCTTATCACACGtcctttctttttcccagtgGCATTCGCCATGTTCTTCTTCTTAGACGGATGCCTTCTGAGGAGGCCGACCTTTCTTCAGGGACACTGAGTACCTCTGCTGTGTTTATGTTCTACCACTGGGACCAGGACCCCCACACAGTGTTggcccaggaggaagggagaaagggagcagATGGAAGAAGCTAACCCAGAGGGAATGTATTGCCATGGAAAGAGTTCAGGCTCTGAAGTCTTACTTGCAGGATGTACCACACAGGACAAGTGTCGCAAACACTCTGAGCCCACTTCCAAAAGCATCACACGGGTAACTGCATTGCTAGTAGGAGTCTTGTGAAGGTACCGGGTGGGGGACTAGGTTTtacgtctgtttcctagagagtAGAGCAGTGTCAGGTTACTGTGAGTATGACCCACAGAAATTGTGGCATAACTGGTATAACCTCTTTACCTTTTGGGCCAGGCGGGCATAATAAGGTCACATACAGGGAGGTGAACTTGGGACTTGGGGCTAAATGGCCGGGGCCCTAAGTCCCGGCTCTTCTTTGACCTGCCAGCTGAACTTAAGCTCTTTAATTCACCTGTTTGCTCATTCTACACTTGATTTTACATCTACCAAGTGCTGGACACTCTGCTAGACTTAGTATTAAGTGTTCAGGTCATACTAAAAAGGTCTGAAATTTTATTGAaaggtacaaaataaaatttgaactgATAAAGAGCTAAATCATTCCCTTGTATGAACTGACCTTGTAGAAACATCAGCTATTCCCAAACCCATTGAAATTAACCCTTGTCCTAATGAAGACTGACTCAAAGTCTGCCCACCCCAAAGAAATGCCTGAAATCAACCAAGAAAGTTTAGAAACACAGGAACTGTGAGGCAGCTCTTTCTCACCAGGTATTGCAGCACAGGTGTAGGTCTACAGCTAATAAACAGTATCGTTTTAGTGGAAGACTAGAGAGACCGTCATcgtcacagaaaagaaaacacgTAGGTTTTGGAAGATGTTTAAGATATAATAATCACAGCTCATTGAATCATGAAGAAAGAAtggattattttttgaaatggCACTGAGAAGAACGgccaaacattaaaaaacaattgGGATGGACCTGCCAAGACTTTTCCTATGGAATAATGTAGATTAATGAGTTAATTGCTGTAGTTCCAATGGTTATTCATTTGTCACAACTGATCTCTTTGTCTCTATGTTTCTCGGTCTCTCTCTTTCAGTTTGACTTTCGCGATATCACAGtctattgttttctttcctgtcttaCTGGAGAATAACTTCTCGGCTTCTTATGGTTCTTTGTGTCCTATACCAGGGGTCATTTTCTttgcatctcttttctttttatatatgcaCTTTCTTAGTGATATCATCTAGCTTCAACTTTATCTACAACCTTTGAATTTATATCTCCAGCCCCAGTACTAAAACATTGCAAAACACAGAATAGACCCTCacgaaatatttgttaaatttattaaattaatattttttttcaaaagttctAAAATTTTCATGAGGGACAGATATAcacagaatttaaataaatgaaaataccatGAAAGGGAAATTTCACTAGAACAAAAATGTCATTTCCCCCTAAAAATAGAAGTCAGTTTAATGTAAACTTAATTTAAATTAACaggattttttttgaagaaaaaatgaactttttcttataaaattgatCTTttcttatcatatgacccagaagTCCTTCTCCTAGGTTTACACTCAAAAGAAATGACAAGTTATCCTCACATAAAAACCTGCCtgccagtgtttatagcagctttattcagatttcagtttatcaaaactggaaaaaacctAAGTGTCCTTCAATTAGTGAATAGATCAACCAGACATGTCACATTCCTACAATTGAAagctactcagcaataaaaaggaacaaactattggcACATGAAACAACATGAAAGAATCTGAGAAATATTATAATGAGTAAAGAAGCTGGACT harbors:
- the LOC105096740 gene encoding major allergen I polypeptide chain 2; this encodes MMKGPLFVLALLVTRELAFEMVEACPIFYEIFGTVALGRRTLLDKSLDQVNATEPEKAAFGKIQDCYNEAGLTSKFLDLLLMGSITFSSDCTTYAGEDLKEVFQGNISQVIPFRR